Within the Salvia hispanica cultivar TCC Black 2014 chromosome 4, UniMelb_Shisp_WGS_1.0, whole genome shotgun sequence genome, the region GTTTCTAATGGATTTCATGAGTTTATTGATCACGTGAGACGAGGTTCTTACCTAACATACACCGGGCAGCCTCCTATCGCCCTTGCTGCACCGTGGAATTCAGCTGTGCTATGATTGCTCTGCATCCAacatatttaaacaaattttacATCTTAACAAGATTGATTTGTTGAAATGTGCTAGCCTAAAATGATGCAAAAAATGCTCACATGAAACATATCCCAATCAGGAACTACAATCTCTCCTAGTAGAAGGCTGTTGAAAGAGACTGATGCAATGTGCAATGTCTGAAAAGTTGGCTCATTAGGCATGAAATCCTCAGATGCTCTAGCTGTGGCACTCCTCTTAGAGCTGAAACATCGATCCAAGCACACCGTGGTCGTTACTTTTAGGCACGATGAACACAATGTAGGGCCAAATAGGGTGCAATCAAGAAATATACCTGAAAATGGAGTCTGAATTGTGGCACATACAGCAGATCAGATTATTCTCTGTGAAGTTTCTGTCTATGGACTCATCAAGAGCTTCATGATACTGTTTAGTGATTGAGACACGGCCACCATATCCGGATCCTAATGTCTCCAACAAATTCTGAACATCAACCTTGACACCATCCACACCGCTACTGGCAAGGTAGCTGTGCATATCGTTGTAGAAGTCGAAAACCTTGTCGGGATCGATTACTCCCACACCGTACTTCTCCAAGCTGTCGAGGGCTATGTCTCTTATGTTACCGATGTTTCCCTGAGACAGAACTGGGTATTCAAGCTTAGGGTTGTACTTTTTCAGAGCCTCAGATGATTCAAGAACTCCACCCCAGTAACCGGCTAAGGCATGCCACATGTACACATACctaaatcaagaacaaaaaaaaatgcaacatAACTATTTAAGGATTTTGAGGTTGTTCTTTTGGATTGTTTCAGACAAGAATTTGATGATCTTGGAGCTTACTTTAGTCCATAATTCTCTTTGATGTAATGAATCAGTTCTTTCAAGTTCGTGCTCGAACCATCTGCTTCTGAACAGAATTTGTTGTTCTCTTTAATATCTGTCAATCTTGTTGCAAACCTACACAATCAAAAGCACCACCATTGAGTTATAATCTCATCCAAGTGAACTAAGTTCTGATCATGGGACTTACTGTGTTCCTTCAATCCGAGATTCTCCTTCTTTTTGGAACTCGTTGACTGTTTCCTGCCACCCGTCATCTATGATCAAGAACTTCGGAGAAATCCCTCCTTCTTTGAAACTGTGAAAATGGGATCAGAAGTTTCATGTACAATTTATTCAGTAAAATGGGATTCCATTCATACACCAAGTGTGAAAAAAGGCCTCGTGTTTAAGTGATAGAACCTCTCAAGGCCATCTTTGATCCCTTTTGGGCTGACTTCTGTATAGAATGCATCCCAAGTGCACCAGCCGAACCAATCCAAATGCGCGGGAGCCTGGATTCGAAGCCCAGTTCAACCTCAGATCATACTGTATGTGTGTGTCTAGATGAATGACTAATAGATAACATACCTTCTTGTTTTCTAGATGAGTGAATGTACCCTTGTGTTTGGACagaatcctaaaaaaaaatgaatagttTCACAAAGTCAAGGAATCTGATGCCTGATGTCTAAAactaaaatcttgaaaaagaAGCTAAACATACTTGATTGAATCCTTGATCAATTCAAAAGGATTATCCCCTGAGTTAACAAACACTCCCTCCATTGCTTGTGCAGTTTCAACACCAGCATCACCTTATAGAAAGagcaacaaaaataaagaaaaaatcagAACAGAACATCAACCACTACTCGAATGGAACAGTCGAAATAACGTGCTTTCTTGAGATGAAACCAACCACTTTGGTAGCAGAATTGAAGCTCATTCAATGCAGTCCCCTGCAAAGTAGTCCTAAAGGCTCCGTCCAGAACAGCCAGCACGAGCACGTAGAATCTCTGCCCCGTTGCAGGAGCTTCGTCCTCCACCACGCCTAGCACTGAATCCTCCCCTACCTCCAACAGAAGCATCTGAGTCTCCATTGGAATCTCACTTGCTGATCTCCCAACCCGCGGTATCATCCACCAAATCTTCGCTataaacaaacacataaactTGCAATCcctattgatataaaaaaaacaagaagaaaggAACAAGAAGTTAATCCCCTTCATATCCTAGAAATGTTGATCATAGCATGAAACTGTGAGACCATGAAACTCACTCAAGAATCCCAAGATTGATGACATGGCAAGAGCTTGAGGTGGGGGCCTTGGCCCCCACAAAGGCCGCACCCGAGCTTGCTGGTGTGACGACAACGTTGTCTGGCACTCCAGTTAAGACAACCTTGCCTCTCACCATGAGGCAGCCATTCTTAACGACCGGAACTGCTGTGATCGTCATTTTTCACAAAGGATTCTGCGTTGTTTCTCTCTTCTAActgaaagaaaacaagaaaatcgCCATGAAAATGTACACACGCATAACACAATGCATGAAAATAAGTCAATGGGATGTCAAAATGTTACCTAACTTTTGTAACAAACTTACAAAATGTAAGAGGAGTGAGAGAGAAACACCCAAATGGAGTGGTTTTATAGCAAAATCTAGGCATAAGCATCCAAAACATACTTTAAGAATACCATAGGCATCGACGAGcaatagaaattaatttaagagaATGGAATTTGTTGTAATGTGGAAGTGaagatgaataaaatttttgttgatgatacATGGGGCCATCCCAAGCTTAACTGACATGGAAATGAGTCAgcatttgtaatatttttatttcatattttatactactaagCCATATTCAACCTTTCCACAGTTTATGGAGCCACAATTGACTCCATACTTCACTAGTTTCATTCGAAACAGCCATATCAAGAACAAAaatgagagagatagagagaaaaagtaaatacgAGCTTATTTCTTCGAATAAGTTGATTTTACAAGATTCTTTGAAACAATATATTGGTCGTCCTGGATCAATGGCATCTTACCaaatcagaaaaaataaataaaattagatatgCTATAAAAGCAGTGGAAACACTGAAAATGGTTATATATATGTgccatgtttttctttttgaagcATTTAATCACAAGGTATTTAAGTACGTACCTACCAGTTATAGTTTTGGGGCTCTGAAAgctacatttttatattctttgacTAAATTTTACTGAAGTCGTCGTATCATTATAAATTATGGTTAGATATTGAGACTTTATGTCAAAATTTTGTggttgtatattttatttttctagtatttttattttttgttgtggtCATATATACgaccaaaaaataatttctagatttgaaaattttatagtaataatctAGTTCAACATATACAATGTTTATGCAATTTGAACTTGAACAAATCTACTAgcaaaacatgaaattttcaccccatgaaattttattggtGCCATAGGTAtctattattcaaaaaatacataaaacatgtcttttaattttaatataatgacAAATATACTATTGATTGCGTGGGGTCATAATcggaaaattataaagttgACTAGCCACCAAATTAGATGTGGTCATTAATCACATGCTTAACcctaattattattgttattgcgtCAATTGTTAGTTCTGACTTAAAGTCCAGTCATTAATGCATCTCTCGTGGGCAATGATGTCTGTGTGATAAACTTTGATAAAATcaatgtattttaaaaattattgaatgagCTTTGAAATACCAAATAATGGGGTATATGTAATTTGgtggaattaattattttagtactaGCTACTAGTAGTTTGCAAGGGATACTGAAacttcattttaataatttactgaaaaaaatataacttctCAGATCAATAAACGTGTTTATTGGTATACAAATATGGTCTATttctgaaaaattaaataaactttgGTTTAGAACTGTTTTTCTCTGTAGATATTATGTTAGTTAATGGAATTAATTGTTTAGTGTCTCATTTTATATGCCTCACCTAATCTACTTGGTACTTGGTAGTGTTGGTCTTTCCTAACTACTTTCtcatatgcaaatataattgaattaaatatgtttttataattgatatgTTTCCTTATTTACTTGGAGAAGTTATTAGCACTACTTTCGTTGGAATGACATACAATTCGCaaactttaattactttttggACTCTCATGTAAATTCCAAATCATACAAACAAAGGTAGAAAATCATTGATTTAATATTCTGTTTGttaatcatatattttatgGATAATGAGTAATTAGTTAGTACAGTATTATATTGGCTTGGTAATGGCCGAACTGATGATGACATGTTTTCTCGAAAAAAACGGTTGTCAACTGACAATTATatccaattaaattaattaattatagtctTTACTTCGCCGATGTTTTATGGCTAAACTAGGTTTGGAATTTTGGATAAATACATTAATTGGGTTATCATAGTTTATTAGACAACATCGACTTTGGTTGCcaagaatttaattttcaaaattacaaTAGTTGCAtgcaatcaatattttaaaatacgtTTCGAATACAATTCGTTTCGGTCTAATCATGAAgaatatttcttgttttcGTTTTAGTCTTAACATTTAACTGGGAATATGGGATTGTAACAGCCTTGCTTGTTGGAATCCAATTCTTATCGgcccatttaatttataaatacaccCTCCCTTATTTCCAAGTTAATAATGATGTTTAATaagttaaatatatactataaaataaattatgaaaatgaatataatatataagtaaaaaatttataaaaatgtaagaaaagtagaagaaaaataaaaggatcaaggtatactaaaaaaatgactcatataaaatttagaaGGTGGTCTCAAAAGGAATACAATCAATATATTAATCACGATTGACGAACTATCTATAAATTAAACACATAGAATAAAGAAATTCCACATAGTGGACATTATTCACTTGAGAAAGCTAGAGcctttcatttttctcattatATAAGTTGTGCATGATTAATGTTGATGAtgatttttaacataaaaGGATTGAAACGAATTGATTCTTGAACTGCACTATTAGTACagatatatgtatattatctGTAACATGTggtcaatatattattattctcgcaataaaaaaattaaggtaTGATTCTATTCATATTTGTGCGTGATTtatgttgatgttgatgataATTTTTAGTAACAAATAAGGCATGAAAGGAATTGATTCTTGAACTGCACTACTTtgtatatatgaataaaatttataacacGTGGTCAGTTTTGCTATATTCTCGCagtattaaaattagtacttCTATTCATTTTTGGGCGTGCTTTAATTAATAGTCTACAATGCATATTTTTGGCATATAAACTTATACCAAATCTTTAATTGAAATGAACTATCAAACTTTATATATAGGGGCGATGTGGCCGGGTGCGTGTTGTGACTCGTTGTGCAGAAGCACGCCCCCTAGCGTGTAACACGCACGGGGTGTTACGCAGGTTTGCAGTGGTGTGTTGCACACTATGTTGCTTGTGTTAATActctttaatttaatctaCATCTATCTTTGGCCTAAAAAATATACCTAATTCACTAAGAAATAAAACCATATAGGAAAGACACAAGACTCAAACATATA harbors:
- the LOC125221799 gene encoding probable galactinol--sucrose galactosyltransferase 2, with the protein product MTITAVPVVKNGCLMVRGKVVLTGVPDNVVVTPASSGAAFVGAKAPTSSSCHVINLGILEDCKFMCLFIAKIWWMIPRVGRSASEIPMETQMLLLEVGEDSVLGVVEDEAPATGQRFYVLVLAVLDGAFRTTLQGTALNELQFCYQSGDAGVETAQAMEGVFVNSGDNPFELIKDSIKILSKHKGTFTHLENKKAPAHLDWFGWCTWDAFYTEVSPKGIKDGLESFKEGGISPKFLIIDDGWQETVNEFQKEGESRIEGTQFATRLTDIKENNKFCSEADGSSTNLKELIHYIKENYGLKYVYMWHALAGYWGGVLESSEALKKYNPKLEYPVLSQGNIGNIRDIALDSLEKYGVGVIDPDKVFDFYNDMHSYLASSGVDGVKVDVQNLLETLGSGYGGRVSITKQYHEALDESIDRNFTENNLICCMCHNSDSIFSSKRSATARASEDFMPNEPTFQTLHIASVSFNSLLLGEIVVPDWDMFHSNHSTAEFHGAARAIGGCPVYVSDKPGKHNFKILRKLVLPDGSVLRARYAGRPTRDCLFVDPVMDGKSLLKIWNLNKVTGVVGAFNCQGAGSWPMKASEPVETSAPTATSISGRVGPNDVEFLEEIVGENWLGDSVVYAFNSGTISRVAKGETIDVSLGLLQCEIFTISPIKTLKGSIEFAPIGLINMYNSGGAIEECAVVGDGERIMIKARGCGLFGGYCSIKPSSCKVNKKDEEFTYNSENGLFTVYLHSDGSFKEIEIVF